GTCATTGAGGAGAGGGGACGGCTTATAGACAGCCTGACCATATCTGATAACCTGTTTGTTATGCGGAAGGGATTTAAAAAGTATATTATTAACAGCAGGGTGCTGGATCATCAGGTGGAGCTTTTGATGGCGGAGCTGGGGCTGTCCATTGATCCCAAACGCCGGGTTTCAACCTTAAGCGCCTTTGAGCGCTGTGTGACTGAGCTTTTAAAAGCCATTCTGGCTGGGTGCCGGTTCATTATCCTGGATAGGATCAGCAATTTCTTAAGCCAGATGGAACTAAAACAGTTTCAGGACATTATCAGAGAACAGGCAAAGCGGGGGACCGCATTCCTTTATATGGGAAACCATCATCAGGAGGTGTTCCAGATTGCGGACCGGGCGGCTCTATTTCATCAGGGAATCATATGGAAGGTATTTGAAAAAGAAGAAATGGTGGAAACGGCCCTTCAGCCTTACACCATATCGTTTGACTTATCCGGCAGCCAGATCCGGGAACCTAAGGAGGAGGCTGTTCTTAAATTAGATGGCGTACATTTGAATGGAAAAGAGCCAGTGGGTTTTTCTCTGCGAAAAGGGGAATGTCTGATGATCCTGGATACGGATAACCAGACCTGGGAGCCTCTGGTGGAGGTTCTCTCCGGCAGCAGGGGAATCCGGGCCGGCAGGATTTACCTGGGAGAAAGGGCCTTTGCAGGAGAGGAGCCCACGGACTTTTTTAAGGAGGGGGTAGCTGTTATTCCTGATGACCCGGCAGAAACCTTCCTGTTTAGGGATATGAGCTATATGGAAAACCTGACGTTTCTTCTGGACCGGAAGGTGTTGTTCGGGAATTTAAAGCGCAGCCATCTTCGCAGTGTGCGGAAAGAATATATGAAAAAGGTGGGGCCCTGTATTGATGCTGGAAAGATTGACCGTTTAAGCCTGCGGGAAAGATACGGCCTTGCCTATTACCGGATCCATCTCCTTCACCCTAAGGTCGCTGTGTGCGTACAGCCGCTGGCAAAGGGGGACATGTACTTAAGGCGTTATGTGCTGGATCTGATCCAGGAGCTGAAAAACAGTGGGATTTCGGTACTCATTCTCACCAGCAACCTTGCCGACAACATGGATGTATCAGACCGGATGATAATTCTGCAGGATGGAAAGGTGGCAGCAGAATACGCGAAAGAGGAATTTTATAAAGTAGGCTGGTAATGAATAGGATTAACAGGCGGTCTGGCTGCCTGTTTTTCATTTCTGCAAAGGATTTGATTGCCAAAGAATACCCCCCTTAAACGGAAGAATCTCCCCTACTA
This genomic stretch from Lacrimispora sphenoides harbors:
- a CDS encoding ATP-binding cassette domain-containing protein, with translation MRKEILRLNHVTLEENGERYLDNLDFYILQGEIMGLIISDAKGCSQLIRLICHNIPISFGGVYYEGDRVNHYSHADFTDNRVYVIEERGRLIDSLTISDNLFVMRKGFKKYIINSRVLDHQVELLMAELGLSIDPKRRVSTLSAFERCVTELLKAILAGCRFIILDRISNFLSQMELKQFQDIIREQAKRGTAFLYMGNHHQEVFQIADRAALFHQGIIWKVFEKEEMVETALQPYTISFDLSGSQIREPKEEAVLKLDGVHLNGKEPVGFSLRKGECLMILDTDNQTWEPLVEVLSGSRGIRAGRIYLGERAFAGEEPTDFFKEGVAVIPDDPAETFLFRDMSYMENLTFLLDRKVLFGNLKRSHLRSVRKEYMKKVGPCIDAGKIDRLSLRERYGLAYYRIHLLHPKVAVCVQPLAKGDMYLRRYVLDLIQELKNSGISVLILTSNLADNMDVSDRMIILQDGKVAAEYAKEEFYKVGW